The Bacteroidota bacterium sequence GGTCGGACTACCGATCAGAGGTTGAGTGGGAGTTGCGGTTCCTGTTCCGGAACCTATGGCCGGTGAAATTGGTTCAATCTTCGGTGCCGGAACATTTACTACAGGTTTGAATGCATTTTCGTCGACCTGTGGCTTCGGTTGAATCGTCCTGTGATTAAGTTCAGGCGGGATCACTTTTGGAGCGGGGATATCTACATAAAAATTATCCGAAACAAACAGACGCTCATCGTTTGGCCTGGCCCGGGCGATTTCTTCCCGGAAAAAGATTTTACTGATCGCAAGTGGTATAAAAAAAAGAGCGGTAAGTCCCAGCAACATAAAAAGAAGAGATTTGGTAAGGCGCCGGTCATAGTTCATTCTCAATTCATAAGCACCATAGGCTTTATTCCTGTTTTCAAAAAGGACATCTTCCCAGGCTGTCTTTGCTTTTTTTTCTGTAAACATGGCTTGAGTATTTAAAGCATAGAGCATGGTGTGTACCTGATTCCATAAAATCTTGAAAATTTTCGGTTAATGAACTTATGTATGTCGTAAGTGGGTCATGATATTTCCTGAACTTCAGGCTGCTGTGATATTTGAAGGAATGCTCATGAACCCCTTTTTTTTGCTGCTGCAAATTTTTATACCTTTCCCATTCAATTCACAGACCAGCATATGTTTAAAGCGAATAAACTCTTCCTGATCATTTTCCTTTTCTTTTCAGTTCTCTCGCAAGATTCCTTTGCCCAATTGAAAGTGACATTTCCTTCAAAAGACAGTTTGCAAATCACCGCGGACTGGTACCCTATAAGCAGCGAGATGCCGATCATCCTGTTGTGTCATCAGAATAAATTCAGCCGCGGAGAATACAATGAAACGGCTTTGCGTTTAAACAAATTCGGGTTTAATTGTCTGGCCATCGACCAACGTGTAGGAGATGCCGTGAACGGAATAAAAAATGAAACTGCCGAAAGAGCAAAAGCTGCCGGCAAAACTCCTTTGAATACAGATGCGGAACAAGACATCGAAGCAGCCATTGATTTCCTTTATGATAAATACAATAAAAACATCATCGTCATCGGTAGCTCCTACTCCGCTTCCCTTGCATTAAAAATTGCGGCGACAAACAATAAAGTGCTGGGTGTTGCAGTTTTTAGTCCGGGAGAATATTTCGCCGATCCGAATTACATCTCGAAAAGTATAGGCAATCTGAATAAACCTTTATTCGCGACCTCTTCACTTCAGGAAGCAGATGCCGTCACCGACTTGCTCAAGGATGTCAATTCGAGAATTAAAGTGCAATACATCCCAAAAACTCCGGGGAATCATGGCTCCAAAGTACTCTGGTCTGTCGCACCCGACAATCAGGAATACTGGATCGCTCTCATGAGCTTCCTGAATAAGATGAAAACACTTTGATGAAGGTCAAGTACTCCTTTTCTTTTCCGAATTCATTTCACAGGCTATCAGTGTATTTTCTTTTTTTCATGCTTGCAACCACACCGTTGAAAGCACAAAAAGGAATCACAACAGTAGGAATCCAGTACAAACCTATTTTTCCTGTTTCATTTCTTGGCACAGGAAAACAAAGCACTTCCTCGAATCAGGTAAATTTTGATGTAGAA is a genomic window containing:
- a CDS encoding TonB family protein, which encodes MLYALNTQAMFTEKKAKTAWEDVLFENRNKAYGAYELRMNYDRRLTKSLLFMLLGLTALFFIPLAISKIFFREEIARARPNDERLFVSDNFYVDIPAPKVIPPELNHRTIQPKPQVDENAFKPVVNVPAPKIEPISPAIGSGTGTATPTQPLIGSPTGIATNPPPKIIDKPLNIASVDVQPDFPGGLFKFYEFLKNHIRYTPQARAAGLNGRYYVTFIVNENGTISDVEMMKSIGYGQDEEVQKVLASSPVWKPGISQTRPVRTQMVLPISFNLLQ